The following DNA comes from Methanomassiliicoccales archaeon LGM-DZ1.
TGGCACCTTCGTGAAGAACCCGTTCCCGAGGGGCAGGGCCCCTGCCTCAGTCCTTCCTGAGCCCCATGTCATCGAGGAGCCGGGGGAAGCCGGCCTCGAAGTTCACGCCGAACCTGACGTCGGTGCCGGCGTCGTGGGTCCTGACGATGCTCCTCCAGGTGAAGTCCACGGCCAGCTCCGTCGCTCTGGCCAGTGTGAGGCCGTTCATGACGGAGGCGACTATCACGGACCCGAAGATATCCCCAGTGCCGTGGTAGTATCCGGGGATGCGGTCGCGGAAGAAGTACTCCGTCCTCCCGGTGCCGGCGTCGTAGCAGGCGGCGCCCAGCTTCACGCTGTCGAAGTGCACGCCGGTGAGGATGACCTTCTTCGGGCCGAGCGCGGAGAGGCGCCTGAGCCGCCCTTCGATGTACTCCTCCGTGTACGGGCCCGGCTTATACTCCTCGCCGAGCATGAACACCGCTTCGGTGATGTTCGGCATTATGACATCCGCGCGGGTGCAGAGGTCCCTCATGCCTTTCGCGAAGGACATGTCGAACCCGGGGTACATCTTGCCGTCGTCGGCCATCACCGGGTCGACGAAGATCTGCGCCCCGTTCCCCTTGGCGTACGCGAAGATCTCCTCGACGAGCGCCACCTGCCGGGCGGACCCGAGGTAGCCGGTGTACACGCCGTCGAATCTCACATTCAGTGATTTCCAATGTGCCAGGATGGGCTCGATGTCGTCGGTGAGGTCGCGGAAGGTGTAGCCCTTGAACCCGCCAGTGTGGGTGGAGAGCACGGCGGTGGGGAGGGCGGAGCACTCGACGCCGGCGGCCGAGATGATCGGCAGGGCGACGGTCAGGGAGCATTTGCCGACGCACGAGATGTCGTGGACGGCGAGAACGCGTTTCTGCTGCATATGCCCGATTGATGGGCCACCGCGTATTAAACAACCGCGAACAGGGAATGCGCCTGCGGCGGAAGCACAGGGAAACACAGAATGACAGGGGGTCTCGGCCATTTCCCGAGGTCCCGCTTGCTCTCCCCGATACTTTTAAGAAACGATAGCAGGAATAGAGGCGCATGCTGAATTCGGACGAGCATCTCGAGAGGGCCCTGGCGGAGTACAACGATAAGGTCTCCGCCCTCGAGGACAGCGGGCCCAGGGAAAAGCTCCTCGAGGCCCTCGTGAACCGCGGCTGCGTCCTGTTCATGATGGACTCCTACGTCTCCGCCTACGGCGATTTCGATGATGCGTCCGACATCATCGCGGAGATCGAGGACTCCGGAGGGTCGGTGGACCCGGGGCTGTACGTCAAGACGCATGCCATGAAGGGGATGACGATCGTCGAGAAATCGGTGCACGAGGCCGCGGAGGAGTTCAGGCTGGCCGCCACGAGGCTCGGGCAGCTGAAGCCGGGCGCCAGGCACTTCCCGGACGGCAGGGCCATCGCCGACTTCTGCCTCGACTGCGCCCAGACGCTCATCGACGAGGACATGGGCGCGGACGCCCTGCCGTTCACGGAGAAATCCATGTCCCAGACCGTCGGGAAGGACGATGCCTGGAGCCGCAACAGGTACATGGAGGCATGCAGCATGGAGGCGGACGCCCTGTCCGGCTCGGAGGACCCGGAGAAGGCCGGGGAGTACTTCGACGAGGCCGTGCGCACCGGGGAGTCCCTCAGGGCCTCCGGGGAGCTGGAGGACGACATCATGCTGGTCGACGCCTACGTCGGCCGCGCGGAGCTCTGCAAGGGGGAGGAGTTCATCGGGTATGCGGAGAAGGCCGAGAGGATCCTCGAGGACCTCGAGGCCCGCCATGCCCTGGAGGACAGGGACCTGCTGTCGCAGCTGTGCGGGGAGATCGCCCAGGCGTACATGGGTCTGCACAAGATGAAGGAGGCCGAGAAGTACCTGATGAAGCAGGTAAAGCTCAGCATCGGCGCCGAGCCCCCGCGGTCCGGGGATTCCGCCCATTGATATACGGCGGAGGGATTAGGCGGAGCGATGCGCACATTCTTCTGCCCCCAGTGCGGGGCGATGGTCCTCCCGGGCGTCGGCACATGCCCTTCTTGCGGGACCGTGCTCGGAGCCGACGGGCCTCAGATGCAGGAGCCCGTCCCGGAACACCGTCAGGGCCCTGCCACGGTCTCCGACGCCTCCGAGATGAAGGCCCCCTTCCTGCCCTACGAGCCCAGGGAGTTCCAGCTGCAGATCATCAGCGACATAGTCGATGCCCTCGACCGGCACCGGCACATCGTCATCGAATCGGGCACCGGCACCGGGAAGACCATCGTCTCCCTGGCGGGGGCCCTGCAGCACGCGAGGAAGACCGGCAAGAAGATCATCTACACCACCCGCACCATATCCCAGTCGGACCAGGTGATGAAGGAGCTCAAGGCGATCTCCTCCCTCAAGCCGGTCTCCGGGATAACGCTCACCGGCCGCAGCAAGTCCTGCCCCCTGCTCCAGTCGCGCCCGGATTTCGCCGACCTCAGCCCGAGCGCGCTCTCCACCCTCTGCTCCGACCGGAAGCAGAAGAGCCTGCAGAACCGCCCCGGGGGGTGCCAGTTCTTCGAGCAGGTGGAGCCGAGGCTGAACAGCATCTCCATGTACGCCAGGAGAAACTTCCCGCGCTCGGAGGAACTGGACGCGTTCTGCAGGAACCTCGGCGCCTGCCCCTACGAGGCCAAGAAGCTCCTGCTGAAGGACTTCGACGTCGTCGTCGCGCCCTATGTGCACATAATCGACCCGGAGATCAGGAAGAACCTGCTGACAAACATGGGCGTAGACGAGAAGGGCATCGTGCTCATCGTGGACGAGGCCCACAACCTGATCGACGCCGTGAGGCAGCAGGAGAGCTTCACCATCACGGCCAGGCTCGTGGCGTCCGCTCACGACGAGGCCATGCTGTTCACCGATGCCTCCGACGCTTCAACGCCGGCAGCGTCCCAGCGCCGGTCCCCGCAGCTGTGCCAGGGCGTCACCATGACCGAGTTCGTCCGCGCCGTCGGGAGGGCCATGAAGGACCTCGGCACCAAGTACATCGGCTTCAACAGGAAGGAGACCGCCCTGCCCCCCAAAGCTCTCGAGGGGAGCCTCTGCGCCATCCTGGGCATCGATGATGCGCAGCTTGGGGCGGCCGTGAACAGGCTGATCGAGCTGGGGGAGAAGAGGGAGGAGGCCATAGCCGACACCGACGCGCCCTCCTCGCCCGTCCTGGAGCTGGGGCACCTGCTGGAGGCGTGGATCAAGAGCCCGGACAGCAGGTACGTCCGCGCCGTCCGCGCCGATGCGGACGGGGAGTTTCTCACTGCGTCCTGCATCGATCCGGCGGACATCGTGACGTTCATGCGCTCCCTGCCGGGCGCGGTCCACATGTCCGGGACGCTGCAGCCCCTGGCTCAATATGCGAGGGTGATGGGACTGCCGGGTGACTCGATACCCAGGACCTACCCGTCCCCGTTCCCGAAGGAGAACAGGCTCGTGGTCTACACCCGCGGCCTGTCCACGAAGTACGACGAGCTGAAGTCCAACCCGTCGATGTGGCCCGAGATCCAGCGGACGGTCGCGAAGCTCTGCAACTCCGTCAGGAAGAACACCCTGGTCTTCATGCCGTCGTACAGCATGATGGGCAGGATACGCCCGTACCTGGAGGAGGCCGTCGACAAGCCCCTCTACTGGGAGGAGAAGGGGAGGCAGAGGAACACCATGCGCTCGCTCGACGCCTTCCGCAGGGGCAGGGACGGCGTGTTCGTCTGCGTCATGGGCGGGTCCGTGGCCGAGGGCATGGACTTCCCGGGCGACGAGCTGTGCTTCGCCGTGATCGTCGGCATGCCGTACCCCCCGCCGTCGCTGGAATCCGACGCGATGAAGACCATGTTCGACTCCCGCTACGGCGCCGGGATGGGATGGGTCTACTGCTCGGAAGTGCCTGCGGTCAGGAAGATCCGCCAGGCGATCGGCCGCCTGATCAGGACCGAGACCGACCGCGGGATGGCGGTCATCATCGACAGCAGGGCCGCGAGGAACGCGAGGCAGCTGGGGGCCGTGCCCACGGACGATCCGGTCGGTGACGCGGCCAGGTTCTTCTCCGGATGAACGCCGAACAAATGGATCGGACCGGCAGGGATAATATACCGGACGCGGCATCGCGGTTCCGTGCGGGGCGCGGAAGCCCATAAGCTCCCGATCCATTGCAAAAACGCTGTCTCAGAGACCCGCGTAGCTCAAAATTAAAAACCGGACGGGCCGGGCGACATGGCCTTGTGCCGCCCGCCCCGCACACTTCCCATTCATCGCATCGTGCATGGCGGTCACGACAGGCTGCCCCGTAAGCACGCAAAACGCTTATATCAGACTTCTAGGTGGGTGCTGTCATGGCAATGATGTCCGTCCTCACGGACATAAAGTACTGGGTCGCAGCATCGATCTTCGTGGCGTTCGCCGTGGGCAGCCTGGGCGATCAGGTCCCCAACATGGTGATAGCTGTCCTCATGCTGCAGATGATCGCGGCGATGGCAGGGCTGTCGTTCAGGAAGGATGACTTCAAGAAGGATGCCAAGCCGATATTCTGGTCCTTCGTCTGCTGCTTCGGGATCTGCACCGCGCTGACGCTAGCCGTGGGCGCCCTCTTCATCCCGTCCTACAAGGACCTCTGGTACGGCTGGGTCATGCTCGCCTCGGTACCCGCCGGGGTCTCGGTCATCACCCTCTCGCTGATGATGAAGGGGAACAGGGTGATGTCCGTTCTTGCCCTGACCGTGATCTACCTCATCGCCCTGGCCCTCACCCCCCTGCTCACCACTGTGTTCATCGGGGATGCGGTCAGCCCGCTTGACATCTTCAAGTACGTGCTCCTGTTCATCGCCGTCCCCCTCCTGGTCAACATACCGCTCAAGAAGGTGAAGCTCAACCAGAACGGGAAGGTCATCTTCATCAACATCATGATGTTCTTGCTGATGGTCTTCTCCATCGGGAACAACAGGGACTTTATCATCGACAACCTCGACCTGGTCCTCTACATCATCGCCGCCTGCCTGGTCAGGACGTTCGGTGTCAGCCTGACCATGGTCTGGTTCATGAAGAGGCACGGGACCGACAGGGACAACGGCGTCGTCTACATGGGGTTCGCCGTCTGGAAGAACTCCGGCCTGGCGACCACCATGTGCCTCGTGCTCCTGGACGCCAGCGAATCCGCCCTGCCCTGCGTCCTGTCGCTGATGATGGAGAGCATCTGGTTCGCGGTCATGAACGGCTACATCAAGAAGCACTGGCCCTCCCATGAGAACGTCGAGGCCGAGGTGCTGGGGACGGCGGCCTGAAAGGCGCCGTCCTCTCCTCTTCCGGATCGATCGCCGAACATGATCGGCTCGGAATCGGGAGCTTTTCCCTCCCGATTTCGCCTGCGCCCCGCCTCCCGTTCTAAGTGCCAGACAGCGCATCTGCATCCGCGGGCCTGGATCGAATTGCCAAATATTATCGAAGCGGAATACGGGGAATGAAACGGATCTGGCATACCGCACAGATTGTTGGGTCCTGAGATGCTTTAATAAATGCCTCAATGCAGGCATCTTTTTTCCATTTCTTAGGAAAAATATATCCAGCATGAAGGACATTACTTTGTAATCTATTGTTAATGTACATAATAATACATTAATGTACTTTTTGGATATTGTTAAATAGCATGTCTGCATGGCAAGCGACGATAGAAATGGCCAAGAGCAGATATGAACTGAACAAGGAACTGGCTCAGATGCTGAAGGGCGGCGTCATCATGGATGTCACTACCCCGGAGCAGGCGAAGATCGCCGAAGAGGCAGGGGCCGCCGCCGTTATGGCCCTCGAGAGGATCCCTGCGGACATACGCGCCGCCGGCGGGGTTTCCCGCATGAGTGACCCCAAGATGATCAAGGGCATCCAGGACGCCGTCTCCATCCCAGTGATGGCCAAATGCCGCATCGGGCACTTCGTCGAGGCGCAGATCCTCGAAGCCCTGGAGATCGACTACATCGATGAGAGCGAGGTACTCACTCCCGCCGATGACATCTATCACATCGACAAGACCAAGTTCAAGGTCCCGTTCGTCTGCGGCGCCAGGGACCTCGGCGAGGCCCTCAGGAGGATCTCCGAAGGTGCCAGCATGATCCGCACCAAGGGAGAGCCCGGAACCGGCGATGTCGTGCAGGCCGTCCACCACCTCAGGGCGGTCAACTCCGAGATCGCCAGGGTGAAGGCGCTCAGGGCCGACGAGATCTATGAGAAGGCCAAGGAGCTCCAGGTTCCAGTCAGCCTGGTGCAGTACGTCCACAGGCACGGCAAGCTCCCGGTCGTCAACTTCGCCGCCGGAGGCGTCGCCACCCCCGCCGATGCCGCGCTCATGATGCAGCTCGGCGCAGAGGGAGTGTTCGTGGGTTCGGGCATCTTCAGGTCCGGGAACCCCGCCAAGCGCGCCAAGGCCATCGTCCAGGCAGTCACCAACTACGACGACCCGAAGATCCTGGCAGAGGTCTCCACCGACCTCGGCGAGGCCATGGTCGGGATAAACGCCGAAGAGATCAAGACCATAATGGCAGAGAGGGGGCAGTGAGAACGCCGACGGCCGCCGTCCTTGCCCTTCAGGGGGCCTTCATCGAGCATGAGCGCTCCCTGAAGAGGCTGGGCGCCGACGTCTTCGAGATCAGGCAGCGCGTGGATCTGCAGAGGCATTTCGACGCGCTCGTCATCCCCGGCGGGGAGAGCACCGTCATCGGAAAGCTCCTCCGCGATCTGGGTCTTTATTCCCCGCTCAGGAAGATGATCGAGGATGGGCTTCCCGTCTTCGGCACCTGCGCGGGGCTCATCGTCCTCGCGAAGGAGGTCGTCGGAGGGGAACCGGTGTTCGGGACCCTGGATGTCAAGGTCAGGCGCAATGCCTATGGACGTCAGCTCGGCAGCTTCTACGCAGAGGAGGATTTCGACGGGATCGGGAAGATACCCATGACCTTCATCCGCGCACCCGTAATAGAGTCCGCAGGGCCGGGAGCCGAGGTCCTCGCGAAGGTCGACGGGCAGATCGTCGCAGCCCGCCAGGGAAGGCAGCTCGGCATCACGTTCCACCCTGAACTGTCGAAGGACCTCAGAGTGCACCGCTATTTCCTCGAGGAAGTGGCGGGGCTCAGCCTGCGAAGGCAGCGATTCTAAGGCGATCCGCTGCGGGGATTCTTATCCCCGTTTCGGAATTAACCTGCAGTCGAGAAATCGTTCGGTGCAGCACGCCCTTTCCGCTGACTATAAAATCCGATTCTCCATCATGTCAGCTATGACCGGCGAACAGCCTGCTGACAGTGCCCGCGAGATACCTCCGCCCAGCGATCCGGGCGATCTCTACGTCCTCGGCGGCGTTTACTATCAGGGCATCGGCGTTCCCGTCGACAAGGAGAAGGCCGCCGCCCTCTACCGCATGTCGGCCGACAAAGGCAACGCCGACGCCATGGTGAGGCTCGGCATCATCCTCATGACCGGCGACGGCGCGGAGCAGGATTACCGCGAGGCCTCCAAGCTCTTCAGGAGGGCGGCCGACCGCGGGAACGCCGACGCCGAGTACCTGCTCTCATCCCTCTATTCCCGCGGGAAAGGGGTCGACCGCAATCCCATCGAAGCGGTGAAACTCTGCCTGCATGCGGCTGCCGAAGGATGTACAGGGGCCATGTGCCAGATGGGCAAATGGTACCGCGACGGAGAGAACTGTGTAGACAGGGACATGGCGAAGGCCGTCTGCTGGCTGAAGCAGGCCGCGGAGAAGAAGGACGCCGAGGCGCTCTATGAGCTGGGATGCATGTTCGCGTTCGGCGAGGGCGTGGAGAAGGATGAGGCGAACGGCCGCACCCTCCTGCGGTACGCCGACATGTACGGGGACCCGGACGCCGCCGGGGCCCTGGAAGCTCTCGACAGCGGCATGGGCCGGAGACCGGAATGAAAGGATACCTCGACAGGCTGAACGACGCCCAGAAGGAGGCCGTCCTGACCACTGAGGGCAGGGTGAGGGTGATAGCCGGTGCCGGAACAGGCAAGACCCGCGCCCTGACCGCCCGCTACTGCTACCTCGTGGATGAAGCAGGGATATCCCCGGCGAACATCCTCTGCGCCACCTTCACCAACCGCGCCGCGGACGTCATGAAGCGGAGGATCCGCGCGGAACTTGGAGACCTCGACCTGGGGATGATATGCACCTTCCACGCCTTCTGCGTGCAGCTTCTGAGGGAGGACATCAACGTCCTCAACTATCCCAAGGACTTCATCATCATGGACGAGGAGGACGTGAGG
Coding sequences within:
- a CDS encoding pyridoxamine kinase, whose translation is MQQKRVLAVHDISCVGKCSLTVALPIISAAGVECSALPTAVLSTHTGGFKGYTFRDLTDDIEPILAHWKSLNVRFDGVYTGYLGSARQVALVEEIFAYAKGNGAQIFVDPVMADDGKMYPGFDMSFAKGMRDLCTRADVIMPNITEAVFMLGEEYKPGPYTEEYIEGRLRRLSALGPKKVILTGVHFDSVKLGAACYDAGTGRTEYFFRDRIPGYYHGTGDIFGSVIVASVMNGLTLARATELAVDFTWRSIVRTHDAGTDVRFGVNFEAGFPRLLDDMGLRKD
- a CDS encoding DEAD/DEAH box helicase family protein encodes the protein MRTFFCPQCGAMVLPGVGTCPSCGTVLGADGPQMQEPVPEHRQGPATVSDASEMKAPFLPYEPREFQLQIISDIVDALDRHRHIVIESGTGTGKTIVSLAGALQHARKTGKKIIYTTRTISQSDQVMKELKAISSLKPVSGITLTGRSKSCPLLQSRPDFADLSPSALSTLCSDRKQKSLQNRPGGCQFFEQVEPRLNSISMYARRNFPRSEELDAFCRNLGACPYEAKKLLLKDFDVVVAPYVHIIDPEIRKNLLTNMGVDEKGIVLIVDEAHNLIDAVRQQESFTITARLVASAHDEAMLFTDASDASTPAASQRRSPQLCQGVTMTEFVRAVGRAMKDLGTKYIGFNRKETALPPKALEGSLCAILGIDDAQLGAAVNRLIELGEKREEAIADTDAPSSPVLELGHLLEAWIKSPDSRYVRAVRADADGEFLTASCIDPADIVTFMRSLPGAVHMSGTLQPLAQYARVMGLPGDSIPRTYPSPFPKENRLVVYTRGLSTKYDELKSNPSMWPEIQRTVAKLCNSVRKNTLVFMPSYSMMGRIRPYLEEAVDKPLYWEEKGRQRNTMRSLDAFRRGRDGVFVCVMGGSVAEGMDFPGDELCFAVIVGMPYPPPSLESDAMKTMFDSRYGAGMGWVYCSEVPAVRKIRQAIGRLIRTETDRGMAVIIDSRAARNARQLGAVPTDDPVGDAARFFSG
- a CDS encoding Na+-dependent transporter, with the protein product MAMMSVLTDIKYWVAASIFVAFAVGSLGDQVPNMVIAVLMLQMIAAMAGLSFRKDDFKKDAKPIFWSFVCCFGICTALTLAVGALFIPSYKDLWYGWVMLASVPAGVSVITLSLMMKGNRVMSVLALTVIYLIALALTPLLTTVFIGDAVSPLDIFKYVLLFIAVPLLVNIPLKKVKLNQNGKVIFINIMMFLLMVFSIGNNRDFIIDNLDLVLYIIAACLVRTFGVSLTMVWFMKRHGTDRDNGVVYMGFAVWKNSGLATTMCLVLLDASESALPCVLSLMMESIWFAVMNGYIKKHWPSHENVEAEVLGTAA
- the pdxS gene encoding pyridoxal 5'-phosphate synthase lyase subunit PdxS codes for the protein MAKSRYELNKELAQMLKGGVIMDVTTPEQAKIAEEAGAAAVMALERIPADIRAAGGVSRMSDPKMIKGIQDAVSIPVMAKCRIGHFVEAQILEALEIDYIDESEVLTPADDIYHIDKTKFKVPFVCGARDLGEALRRISEGASMIRTKGEPGTGDVVQAVHHLRAVNSEIARVKALRADEIYEKAKELQVPVSLVQYVHRHGKLPVVNFAAGGVATPADAALMMQLGAEGVFVGSGIFRSGNPAKRAKAIVQAVTNYDDPKILAEVSTDLGEAMVGINAEEIKTIMAERGQ
- the pdxT gene encoding pyridoxal 5'-phosphate synthase glutaminase subunit PdxT → MRTPTAAVLALQGAFIEHERSLKRLGADVFEIRQRVDLQRHFDALVIPGGESTVIGKLLRDLGLYSPLRKMIEDGLPVFGTCAGLIVLAKEVVGGEPVFGTLDVKVRRNAYGRQLGSFYAEEDFDGIGKIPMTFIRAPVIESAGPGAEVLAKVDGQIVAARQGRQLGITFHPELSKDLRVHRYFLEEVAGLSLRRQRF
- a CDS encoding tetratricopeptide repeat protein, with product MTGEQPADSAREIPPPSDPGDLYVLGGVYYQGIGVPVDKEKAAALYRMSADKGNADAMVRLGIILMTGDGAEQDYREASKLFRRAADRGNADAEYLLSSLYSRGKGVDRNPIEAVKLCLHAAAEGCTGAMCQMGKWYRDGENCVDRDMAKAVCWLKQAAEKKDAEALYELGCMFAFGEGVEKDEANGRTLLRYADMYGDPDAAGALEALDSGMGRRPE